One Streptomyces sp. B21-105 genomic region harbors:
- a CDS encoding permease, with protein MVEEAEDASPTGERTGERTGRRTPENPEDKRLTSPLVLTLLLLLMVLLQSPIRRALSAPVMQSWMTVFVAVVVQALPFLVLGVLLSAAIAVYVPPSFFARALPSRPALAVPVAGVAGAVLPGCECASVPVAGALVRRGVTPAAALAFLLSAPAINPIVLTATAVAFPRDPEMVLARFVASLVAACAMGWLWQRLGRTDWLRLPAHAPHEGESRGAAFWDSVRHDVTHAGGFLVVGAMAAATLKAVAPQSWLRTAADNPALAVLTLAVLAVVLSICSEADAFVAASLTQFSLTARLAFLVVGPMIDLKLFAMQAGTFGRGFALRFAPATFALAIVSAVLTGWVLLSTTRP; from the coding sequence ATCGTCGAAGAGGCCGAAGACGCCTCGCCGACCGGCGAGCGCACAGGTGAGCGCACCGGCCGGCGCACCCCGGAGAACCCCGAGGACAAGCGCCTCACCTCGCCCCTCGTCCTGACCCTGCTGCTGCTCCTCATGGTGCTGCTGCAGAGCCCGATCCGCCGCGCGCTGTCCGCTCCGGTGATGCAGAGCTGGATGACGGTGTTCGTGGCGGTGGTGGTGCAGGCGCTGCCGTTCCTGGTCCTGGGGGTGCTGCTGTCGGCGGCGATCGCGGTGTACGTGCCGCCCTCCTTCTTCGCCCGCGCCCTGCCGTCCCGGCCGGCGCTCGCCGTCCCGGTCGCCGGGGTGGCGGGCGCGGTGCTGCCGGGCTGCGAGTGCGCGTCCGTTCCGGTGGCCGGAGCGCTCGTCCGCCGGGGCGTGACCCCGGCCGCGGCCCTCGCCTTCCTCCTCTCCGCGCCCGCGATCAACCCGATCGTGCTGACGGCGACGGCCGTGGCCTTCCCGCGCGATCCCGAGATGGTGCTGGCCCGTTTCGTGGCGAGCCTGGTCGCGGCGTGCGCGATGGGCTGGCTGTGGCAGCGCCTCGGCCGCACCGACTGGCTGCGGCTGCCGGCCCACGCGCCGCACGAGGGGGAGAGCAGGGGGGCCGCCTTCTGGGACTCGGTCCGGCACGACGTGACGCACGCGGGCGGTTTCCTGGTCGTGGGCGCGATGGCGGCGGCGACCCTGAAGGCCGTCGCCCCGCAGAGCTGGCTGCGCACCGCGGCCGACAACCCGGCGCTCGCCGTCCTGACCCTCGCCGTGCTGGCGGTGGTGCTCTCCATCTGCTCGGAGGCGGACGCGTTCGTCGCCGCGTCCCTCACCCAGTTCTCGCTCACCGCCAGACTCGCGTTCCTGGTGGTGGGCCCGATGATCGACCTCAAGCTGTTCGCGATGCAGGCGGGCACGTTCGGCCGGGGCTTCGCGCTGCGCTTCGCTCCGGCGACCTTCGCGCTGGCCATCGTGTCGGCGGTCCTGACGGGATGGGTGCTGCTGTCGACTACCCGGCCCTGA
- a CDS encoding TIGR03943 family putative permease subunit — MNRQSQSAVLFLLGAALLHAGATDLYLRYVKAGLRPLLLAAGVVLIVTALATAWYERRRAGRHQGEGQRPGDAHPEPRVSWLLILPLLALILVAPPALGSYSATRTGTALQEPLAYPPLSAADPLPLSVVDYAGRAVYDHGRTLAGRTVRLTGFVALDHAGTPYLVRMALNCCAADAQPVKVGLTGRVPPVLQPDTWLAVTGVYTPRTVHDPVNGGPIPFLEVTDARPVPTPRDPYDESWNN, encoded by the coding sequence GTGAACCGACAGTCCCAGTCGGCCGTGCTGTTCCTCCTCGGCGCGGCCCTGCTGCACGCCGGCGCCACCGACCTGTACCTGCGGTACGTCAAGGCCGGCCTGCGCCCGCTGCTGCTGGCGGCCGGCGTGGTTCTGATCGTCACGGCGCTGGCGACGGCGTGGTACGAGCGCCGCAGGGCAGGCCGGCATCAGGGGGAGGGGCAGCGGCCAGGAGACGCGCACCCCGAGCCCCGTGTCTCCTGGCTGCTGATCCTCCCCCTTCTCGCGCTGATCCTCGTCGCCCCGCCCGCCCTGGGCTCGTACAGCGCGACCCGTACCGGCACGGCTCTGCAGGAGCCCCTGGCCTACCCGCCGTTGTCCGCCGCCGACCCGCTGCCGCTGAGCGTCGTCGACTACGCCGGCCGCGCCGTCTACGACCACGGCCGCACCCTCGCCGGCCGCACGGTCCGGCTGACCGGCTTCGTGGCCCTGGACCACGCCGGCACCCCCTACCTGGTCCGCATGGCCCTCAACTGCTGCGCGGCCGACGCCCAGCCGGTCAAGGTCGGCCTCACCGGCCGTGTCCCGCCGGTCCTCCAGCCGGACACCTGGCTGGCCGTCACCGGCGTCTACACGCCCCGCACCGTCCACGACCCGGTGAACGGCGGCCCGATCCCCTTCCTCGAGGTGACCGACGCCCGCCCGGTCCCGACCCCGCGCGACCCTTATGACGAGTCCTGGAACAACTGA
- a CDS encoding luciferase domain-containing protein: MTAALRAMARLVTWRDLAEDRPSCGTGRALRSAGAEIVHFHSARSVDLHLTARAIRRFESDLRHSTAIRLQPGSHWVTVRLECETDIDLLMTLVSAALQAHQRHPAAGDAPLPRCNERREATLTREGADDGAPRPCVQ, translated from the coding sequence ATGACGGCGGCCTTGCGTGCCATGGCACGACTGGTGACCTGGCGGGACCTCGCGGAGGACCGCCCCAGCTGCGGTACCGGACGGGCACTGCGCTCGGCCGGGGCGGAGATCGTGCACTTCCACTCCGCCCGCAGCGTCGACCTGCATCTCACGGCCCGCGCGATCCGCCGGTTCGAGAGCGACCTGAGACACTCCACCGCGATCCGGCTGCAGCCGGGCTCGCACTGGGTGACCGTCCGCCTGGAGTGCGAGACGGACATCGACCTGCTCATGACGCTGGTCAGCGCCGCCCTCCAGGCACACCAGAGGCATCCGGCCGCCGGGGACGCCCCGCTCCCGCGCTGCAACGAACGCCGGGAGGCGACGCTCACCCGCGAGGGCGCGGACGACGGCGCCCCCCGGCCCTGCGTCCAGTGA
- a CDS encoding ferredoxin, which translates to MQTERGRAGGARVSVDPEVCYGSGECAFRVPSVFTVDGGFGAVIPGREDTGDEPEVRSMAERCPSQAISVDGPQGP; encoded by the coding sequence ATGCAGACGGAGCGGGGGCGGGCCGGAGGCGCGAGGGTGTCCGTGGACCCCGAGGTGTGTTACGGATCCGGCGAGTGCGCCTTCCGCGTGCCCTCCGTCTTCACCGTCGACGGCGGTTTCGGCGCGGTGATCCCGGGCCGAGAGGACACGGGCGACGAGCCGGAGGTGCGGTCCATGGCCGAACGCTGCCCGTCGCAGGCGATCAGCGTGGACGGCCCTCAGGGGCCTTAG
- a CDS encoding DUF2252 domain-containing protein translates to MSESSTTRKTRDGHDDRRHRTPRERAERGRAARADVPRSAHAEFTPPPKRTDPVDVIEAQSAQRVPELVPIRYGRMSESPFRFYRGAAAIMAADLAETPRTGIRVQLCGDAHMLNFRLLASPERRLMFDINDFDETLPGPWEWDVKRLAASLVIAGRANGFSSKERASVVRSAVRAYRERMRGFAKMGNLEVWYSRFDADELQETYAPELGAKNRERWRQARERARQHDTLQVVEKLTHMVDGRRLIANDPPLLVRLADLLPSGESDVMEREIGRIVGGYAGSLQSDRRFLLQGYRVADIARKVVGVGSVGTRCWIVLLLGKDDDDPLFLQAKEADESVLAPYAGAGEHRTQGERVVAGQRLMQATSDIFLGWERTTGLDGRRRDFYVRQLRDWKGIAVPENMSPHRMSLFGRLCGATLARAHARSGDRMAIAGYLGSRDVFDRALTTFAELYADQNESDHQALLHAIATDRVRAEAA, encoded by the coding sequence ATGAGCGAGAGCAGCACGACCCGTAAGACCCGTGACGGCCACGACGACCGGCGCCACCGCACCCCGAGGGAGCGGGCCGAGCGCGGCAGGGCCGCGAGGGCCGACGTACCGAGGTCCGCGCACGCCGAGTTCACGCCGCCGCCGAAACGCACCGACCCGGTGGACGTCATCGAGGCGCAGTCCGCGCAGCGCGTCCCCGAACTCGTCCCGATCCGCTACGGGCGGATGAGCGAGTCGCCGTTCCGCTTCTACCGGGGCGCGGCCGCCATCATGGCCGCGGACCTGGCGGAGACTCCGCGCACCGGCATCCGGGTCCAGCTGTGCGGCGACGCGCACATGCTCAACTTCCGGCTGCTGGCCTCTCCGGAACGCCGTCTGATGTTCGACATCAACGACTTCGACGAGACGCTGCCCGGCCCCTGGGAGTGGGACGTCAAGCGGCTGGCGGCCAGCCTCGTCATCGCGGGCCGGGCGAACGGCTTCAGCTCCAAGGAGCGGGCGTCGGTGGTCCGGTCGGCCGTGCGGGCCTACCGCGAACGGATGCGCGGCTTCGCGAAGATGGGCAACCTCGAGGTCTGGTACAGCCGCTTCGACGCGGACGAGCTGCAGGAGACGTACGCCCCGGAACTCGGCGCCAAGAACCGCGAACGCTGGCGGCAGGCCAGGGAACGGGCCCGGCAGCACGACACCTTGCAGGTCGTCGAGAAACTCACGCACATGGTCGACGGCCGGCGGCTGATCGCCAACGACCCCCCGCTCCTGGTCCGGCTGGCCGACCTGCTGCCGAGCGGCGAGAGCGACGTGATGGAGAGAGAGATCGGCAGGATCGTCGGAGGATACGCCGGGTCCCTGCAGTCCGACCGCCGGTTCCTCCTGCAGGGGTACCGCGTCGCCGACATCGCCCGCAAGGTCGTCGGCGTGGGCAGTGTGGGCACCCGCTGCTGGATCGTGCTGCTGCTCGGCAAAGACGACGACGATCCGCTCTTCCTCCAGGCCAAGGAGGCCGACGAGTCGGTGCTCGCCCCCTACGCGGGCGCCGGCGAACACCGCACCCAGGGCGAACGGGTCGTCGCCGGCCAGCGGCTGATGCAGGCGACCAGCGACATCTTCCTGGGCTGGGAACGCACCACCGGCCTCGACGGCCGCCGCCGCGACTTCTACGTCCGCCAGCTGCGGGACTGGAAGGGCATCGCCGTGCCGGAGAACATGTCGCCGCATCGGATGTCCCTCTTCGGCCGGCTCTGCGGCGCCACCCTGGCCCGCGCCCACGCCCGCTCCGGCGACCGTATGGCGATCGCCGGCTACCTGGGCTCCCGTGACGTCTTCGACCGCGCCCTGACCACGTTCGCAGAGCTCTACGCCGACCAGAACGAATCCGACCACCAGGCACTGCTGCACGCCATCGCCACGGACCGAGTCCGCGCCGAGGCGGCTTGA
- a CDS encoding carboxymuconolactone decarboxylase family protein, protein MNAAITATARMKNPALVLPDAMKGIQNIYKAMYAGGVSPQILELVHLRASQINGCSACVFAGVAGAKKHGESDERLHAVAAWRETPFFTDEERAALALTEAATRVADRSGKAVPDELWNEAADHFTEEQLSAIILMIGLTNFFNRINATIEEPAGTTW, encoded by the coding sequence ATGAACGCCGCGATCACCGCCACCGCCCGGATGAAGAACCCCGCGCTGGTCCTGCCGGACGCCATGAAGGGCATCCAGAACATCTACAAGGCCATGTACGCGGGCGGCGTCTCGCCGCAGATCCTGGAGCTGGTCCACCTGCGGGCCAGCCAGATCAACGGCTGCAGCGCCTGCGTGTTCGCCGGTGTGGCGGGCGCGAAGAAGCACGGCGAGAGCGACGAGCGCCTGCACGCCGTGGCCGCCTGGCGCGAGACGCCGTTCTTCACCGACGAAGAGCGCGCGGCCCTGGCCCTGACCGAGGCCGCCACCCGCGTCGCCGACCGCTCCGGCAAGGCCGTCCCCGACGAACTGTGGAACGAAGCCGCGGACCACTTCACCGAGGAACAGCTCTCCGCGATCATCCTGATGATCGGACTCACCAACTTCTTCAACCGCATCAACGCCACCATCGAGGAGCCCGCCGGCACCACCTGGTGA
- the sigJ gene encoding RNA polymerase sigma factor SigJ, which yields MSGNIFLADRFEAERPGLRAVAYRMLGSLAEAEDAVQEAWLKLSRTDTSDVKNLGAWLTTVVGRICLDMLRSRTSRREDPMPEQEGSLRLPDPVITTPAQVDPEQEILIADSVGIALMIVLEALSPDERLAFVLHDMFDLPFDDIAPVLGRTTVSTRQLASRARRRVQGATPAADTDNARKRDVVDAFLTASRGGDFDALLAVLHPDVIARSDGGTRVPSILRRGAGDVASQAVTFARFAANARLVLVNGTPGVVAFAEDRALSVMSFTIQDGRITHLDILTDPDRLPALDLTT from the coding sequence GTGAGCGGGAACATTTTTCTGGCCGACCGTTTCGAGGCGGAACGACCCGGTCTGCGGGCGGTGGCCTACCGGATGCTGGGCTCGCTCGCCGAGGCCGAGGACGCCGTCCAGGAGGCGTGGTTGAAGCTCAGCCGCACCGACACGAGCGACGTGAAGAACCTGGGGGCCTGGCTGACCACCGTCGTCGGCCGGATCTGCCTGGACATGCTGCGCTCACGCACCTCCCGCCGCGAAGACCCGATGCCCGAGCAGGAGGGATCCCTCCGCCTTCCGGACCCGGTGATCACCACGCCGGCCCAGGTCGACCCCGAGCAGGAGATCCTGATCGCGGACTCGGTGGGCATCGCCCTCATGATCGTGCTGGAGGCCCTCTCCCCGGACGAACGGCTCGCGTTCGTCCTCCACGACATGTTCGACCTGCCCTTCGACGACATCGCCCCCGTCCTCGGCCGGACCACGGTCAGCACCCGTCAGCTCGCCAGCCGTGCCCGCCGTCGCGTCCAGGGCGCCACCCCGGCCGCCGACACGGACAACGCCCGCAAACGCGACGTCGTGGACGCCTTCCTGACCGCCTCCCGCGGTGGCGACTTCGACGCGCTCCTGGCCGTCCTGCACCCCGACGTGATCGCACGCTCCGACGGCGGCACACGCGTCCCGAGCATCCTGCGCCGCGGCGCGGGTGACGTGGCGTCCCAGGCCGTCACCTTCGCCCGCTTCGCCGCGAACGCGCGTCTGGTGCTGGTCAACGGCACGCCCGGCGTCGTGGCGTTCGCCGAAGACCGGGCCCTGTCCGTCATGTCGTTCACCATTCAGGACGGCCGCATCACCCACCTCGACATCCTCACCGACCCCGACCGCCTGCCCGCCCTCGACCTGACCACCTGA
- a CDS encoding RICIN domain-containing protein has protein sequence MEDISLPTRRKKKNDPAGPFLITARDCGLALDTALGNQSGKRPHLWPPHADRHQLWFLHPTGVQGEVLIVSAANGLALDSTTDSHNPKLLMWEPHAEPQQRWRLKKSPDGAAFEVQAVHSRRCLTAHDKAERGWRPWFEERRSTWSQQWIFAIPHGGDPTDR, from the coding sequence GTGGAGGACATCTCCCTCCCGACGCGGCGTAAGAAGAAGAACGATCCGGCCGGACCGTTCCTGATCACCGCCCGAGACTGCGGGCTGGCACTGGACACGGCGCTCGGCAATCAGTCGGGCAAACGGCCGCACCTTTGGCCACCGCATGCGGACCGCCATCAGCTGTGGTTCCTTCACCCGACCGGAGTCCAGGGTGAGGTGCTCATCGTCTCGGCTGCCAATGGACTCGCCCTCGACTCCACGACCGATTCGCACAACCCCAAGCTGTTGATGTGGGAACCCCACGCGGAACCCCAGCAACGCTGGCGCCTGAAGAAGTCGCCCGACGGGGCAGCGTTCGAGGTGCAGGCAGTGCACAGCCGACGGTGTCTGACAGCCCATGACAAAGCCGAGCGCGGATGGCGGCCTTGGTTCGAGGAGCGTCGCTCTACGTGGTCCCAGCAATGGATCTTCGCCATCCCGCACGGCGGCGACCCGACCGACAGGTGA
- a CDS encoding GYD domain-containing protein, with protein sequence MPLYLSRFSYTPETWARLVGHPEDRAKAAQSYIESVGGKLHGFWYAFGTRDGYNLWEAPDNVSMAAVALAISSGGALSSFETTVLLTVDETMDALHRAGQVQYRAPGA encoded by the coding sequence ATGCCGCTCTATCTGTCGAGGTTCAGCTACACGCCGGAGACCTGGGCGAGACTCGTCGGCCACCCCGAGGACCGCGCGAAGGCCGCTCAGTCGTACATCGAGTCCGTCGGCGGCAAGCTCCACGGCTTCTGGTACGCGTTCGGCACCCGCGACGGCTACAACCTGTGGGAGGCGCCGGACAACGTCTCCATGGCCGCGGTCGCCCTGGCGATCAGCTCGGGCGGCGCACTCAGCTCGTTCGAGACGACCGTTCTCCTGACCGTCGACGAAACCATGGATGCCCTGCACAGAGCCGGGCAGGTCCAGTACCGGGCTCCCGGCGCGTAG